Proteins from one Rhizobium sp. CB3090 genomic window:
- a CDS encoding LysR substrate-binding domain-containing protein has protein sequence MREPIESDLLRTFLVISETLNFSVAAQRIGRTQSAVSAQIKRLEEIVGEALFERSARGVVLTRSGNQLLPYARRIVDLLNEAAATIRTKPLNGPVRIGIPEEYSQTVLPAALAAFAVRHPAVEVTVSCDYTAHNLAALEKDELDLAVVFDWNNQSKGEVLCIDPTVWVTSLVHRVHEATPLPIAVYRDSTWCRDFALKSLEQIGRRYRIAFIADTSSGLKNAVSAGLAVTTLSRSNIPHGCRELASDDGFPPVDSSRVVLRRNPYHSSEAIRELAEMVREAFQPMSALLQP, from the coding sequence ATGCGCGAACCCATCGAAAGCGATCTGCTCCGGACGTTTCTCGTCATCAGCGAGACGTTGAATTTTTCCGTTGCCGCGCAACGCATCGGCCGCACGCAATCCGCTGTTAGTGCGCAGATCAAGCGCTTGGAGGAAATTGTCGGCGAGGCTCTGTTCGAAAGAAGCGCGCGGGGGGTTGTGCTGACCCGCTCCGGAAATCAATTGCTTCCCTATGCGCGACGGATCGTCGATCTGTTGAACGAAGCCGCCGCGACCATCCGCACCAAGCCGCTGAACGGACCTGTCCGGATCGGAATTCCGGAGGAATATAGCCAGACTGTCCTACCGGCGGCGCTCGCCGCCTTCGCCGTCCGGCACCCTGCCGTCGAAGTGACCGTCTCCTGTGATTACACGGCACATAACCTGGCCGCGCTGGAAAAGGATGAGTTGGACCTGGCCGTCGTCTTTGACTGGAATAACCAGAGCAAAGGCGAGGTGCTCTGTATCGACCCGACGGTCTGGGTGACATCGTTGGTCCATCGCGTGCACGAGGCGACGCCGCTGCCCATCGCCGTTTATCGTGATTCGACATGGTGCCGCGATTTTGCCCTGAAATCTTTGGAGCAAATCGGCCGGCGCTATCGTATCGCCTTCATCGCCGACACGAGTTCCGGCTTGAAGAACGCCGTTTCCGCCGGGCTTGCCGTCACGACACTATCCCGCAGCAACATCCCGCATGGCTGCCGGGAGCTGGCGAGCGATGACGGCTTCCCGCCGGTCGATTCCTCGCGCGTCGTGCTTCGCCGCAACCCCTATCATTCCAGCGAGGCGATCCGCGAATTGGCGGAGATGGTGCGCGAAGCCTTCCAGCCTATGTCGGCTCTGCTGCAGCCATAG
- a CDS encoding DHA2 family efflux MFS transporter permease subunit has protein sequence MTESETFADAEQDVPTVEDHSARNKLVIALLLVSAFVVILNETIMGVALPHLMGDLDITASAAQWLTTAFMLTMAVVIPITGYLLQRLNTRPVFILAMSLFSAGTLISALAPGFVVIVIGRIVQASGTAIMMPLLMTTVMTLVPPESRGRTMGNISVVISVAPAIGPTISGLILSALEWRWLFLLVLPIALSALALGALRIKNVTVPTTAPIDILSIFLSAIGFGGFVYGLSGLGEAALHPPAISPWIPLLTGAVVIAVFILRQLQLQKQNRALLDLRTLTTKTFTIAAAMMAVLMMSMFGVFILLPIYLQNVLGLSTLETGLLLLPGGLIMGLCAPTVGRLFDRFGPAPLIIPGAIILSVVMGGLVFIQQDTPFWMLLVAHIVLSIGLALMFTPLFTVSLGSLPPNLYSHGSAMLGATQQVAGAAGTALFVAIMTLRATSLSAGGVGALAATTGGIKAAFLCGTIISLGAIVAALFIRKPEHGPDMGHRH, from the coding sequence ATGACCGAGAGCGAAACTTTTGCCGATGCGGAACAGGATGTACCGACCGTGGAAGATCATAGTGCCCGCAATAAACTCGTTATAGCCTTGCTGTTGGTGTCGGCTTTCGTCGTCATTCTCAACGAGACCATCATGGGTGTCGCGTTGCCCCATCTGATGGGTGATCTCGATATCACCGCAAGCGCTGCTCAGTGGCTGACCACCGCCTTCATGCTGACTATGGCCGTCGTCATCCCGATCACCGGATACCTGCTGCAGCGGCTCAACACTCGGCCGGTTTTCATTCTCGCCATGTCGCTGTTCAGCGCCGGCACGCTGATATCGGCGCTGGCACCTGGGTTTGTCGTCATTGTCATCGGCCGCATTGTGCAGGCATCGGGCACGGCGATCATGATGCCGCTGCTGATGACGACGGTGATGACCCTGGTACCGCCGGAATCCCGCGGCAGGACCATGGGCAATATCTCTGTCGTCATATCGGTAGCGCCGGCCATCGGGCCAACCATTTCCGGCCTTATTCTTTCCGCACTCGAATGGCGCTGGCTGTTCCTCCTGGTGTTGCCGATCGCGCTGTCGGCATTGGCGCTCGGCGCCTTACGGATAAAGAATGTGACGGTTCCGACCACGGCGCCGATCGATATTCTTTCGATCTTCCTCTCCGCCATCGGCTTCGGCGGCTTCGTCTATGGCCTTAGCGGTCTGGGTGAAGCGGCACTTCATCCGCCGGCGATATCGCCGTGGATTCCGCTTCTGACCGGCGCTGTCGTCATCGCGGTTTTCATATTGCGTCAGTTGCAATTGCAAAAACAAAATAGAGCGCTGCTCGATCTGCGTACTCTGACCACAAAGACATTCACGATCGCCGCGGCCATGATGGCGGTGCTGATGATGTCGATGTTCGGCGTCTTCATCCTACTGCCTATCTACCTGCAAAACGTGCTGGGATTGTCGACCCTGGAAACCGGGCTGCTGTTGCTCCCCGGTGGGCTGATCATGGGCCTTTGCGCCCCAACGGTCGGGCGCCTGTTCGATAGATTCGGCCCGGCGCCGCTGATCATTCCGGGAGCGATCATACTCAGCGTGGTGATGGGCGGACTGGTCTTCATACAGCAGGATACACCATTCTGGATGCTGCTGGTCGCCCATATCGTGCTCAGCATCGGTCTTGCCCTGATGTTCACACCACTGTTCACCGTCAGCCTGGGATCGCTGCCGCCAAACCTTTATTCGCACGGCAGCGCCATGCTCGGCGCGACCCAACAGGTCGCCGGCGCCGCCGGCACCGCGCTGTTCGTCGCGATCATGACCCTGCGAGCCACCAGCCTCTCCGCCGGCGGCGTCGGTGCCCTGGCCGCAACGACCGGCGGCATCAAGGCGGCATTTCTCTGCGGGACGATCATCTCCCTGGGAGCGATCGTAGCTGCGTTGTTTATCAGAAAGCCGGAACACGGGCCGGATATGGGACACCGCCACTAG
- a CDS encoding DMT family transporter → MTIQTPARSFSANEYEKGVALVVAATLAWSASGVYTRLLTTDIWTAIAWRSLFGGLFLLIPSFFLEGGFSRRQWSSIVHPSGLAMIACQTFSQACFIGALYMTTVANVTMIYATAPFIAALLGWAILKERVPRRTLVAGGVCLVGVAIIVAASVGGGTGLGDLLALGMTASFALIIIIPRIDRSVPSLPPTIVSAFLTLIIFAPFGSAGSLDLHNWLVLAAFGATNFSFALVLFLAGAKRMPPAEAALIGTMEIVLTPFWVWLFFSERPPAATFFGGAIILATILWHTFIDLQHSRRRHKAS, encoded by the coding sequence ATGACCATTCAGACCCCGGCTCGATCCTTCTCCGCCAATGAATACGAAAAGGGCGTCGCTCTCGTCGTTGCGGCAACGCTCGCCTGGAGCGCCAGCGGCGTCTATACGCGGCTGCTGACGACGGATATCTGGACGGCGATTGCCTGGCGATCCCTGTTCGGCGGATTGTTCCTGCTGATCCCGAGCTTCTTTCTCGAAGGCGGCTTCTCGCGTCGCCAGTGGAGTTCGATCGTTCACCCGTCGGGACTTGCGATGATCGCATGCCAGACCTTCAGTCAGGCCTGCTTCATCGGCGCACTCTATATGACCACGGTTGCAAACGTGACCATGATCTATGCCACGGCGCCCTTCATCGCCGCCTTGCTAGGCTGGGCGATCCTGAAGGAGCGCGTGCCGAGGCGAACCCTTGTTGCCGGCGGCGTCTGTTTGGTCGGCGTAGCGATCATCGTCGCCGCCTCAGTCGGCGGCGGCACCGGTCTCGGTGATCTCCTGGCGCTCGGCATGACGGCTTCGTTCGCCCTGATTATCATCATTCCGCGCATCGATCGCAGCGTACCGAGCCTGCCGCCGACCATCGTCAGCGCCTTCCTGACGCTCATCATCTTCGCGCCGTTCGGCTCGGCCGGCTCGCTCGATCTGCACAATTGGCTGGTGCTTGCCGCCTTCGGAGCGACCAATTTCTCCTTTGCGCTCGTGCTATTTCTAGCCGGGGCAAAGCGCATGCCGCCGGCGGAAGCCGCGCTTATCGGGACGATGGAAATCGTGTTGACACCTTTCTGGGTCTGGCTGTTCTTTTCCGAAAGACCGCCGGCTGCGACGTTTTTCGGCGGCGCCATCATCCTTGCTACGATCCTGTGGCACACGTTCATCGACCTCCAGCATAGCCGGCGCCGGCACAAGGCGAGCTAG
- a CDS encoding 3-keto-5-aminohexanoate cleavage protein, translating to MPLAMNRDVFITCAVTGSGDTVSKSSHVPITPKQIAESAIDAAKAGAAVVHCHVRDPETGAASRRNDLYKEVTDRIRSADVDVVLNLTAGMGGDLIFGDVESPLPLNVRGTDMAGATERVSHVAECLPEICTLDCGTMNFSLGDYVMTNTPSMLRAMAKKMTDLGVRPEIEAFDTGHLWFAKQLAEEGLIEDPVLIQLCMGIPWGAPDDLNTFMAMVNNVPSSWTFSAFSIGRHAMAYPAAAVLAGGNVRVGLEDNLYVGKGMLATNAQLVEKAVQVVEGMGARIIGPEDVRKKLKLTKR from the coding sequence ATGCCTCTTGCGATGAACCGCGATGTCTTCATCACCTGCGCCGTCACCGGCTCCGGCGATACAGTCTCGAAATCCAGCCATGTTCCGATCACTCCCAAGCAGATCGCGGAATCCGCGATCGACGCCGCCAAGGCTGGGGCGGCAGTGGTCCACTGCCATGTCCGCGATCCGGAAACTGGCGCTGCCAGCCGCCGCAACGATCTCTACAAGGAGGTCACGGACCGTATCCGTTCGGCCGATGTCGATGTTGTGCTGAACCTGACCGCCGGCATGGGCGGCGACCTGATCTTCGGCGATGTCGAAAGCCCCCTGCCCCTGAACGTCCGGGGTACCGACATGGCAGGCGCCACCGAGCGCGTCAGCCATGTCGCCGAATGCCTGCCGGAAATCTGCACGCTCGATTGCGGCACTATGAACTTCAGTCTCGGCGACTATGTGATGACCAACACGCCCTCCATGCTACGGGCGATGGCAAAGAAGATGACGGATCTCGGCGTGCGTCCTGAGATCGAAGCCTTCGATACCGGTCATCTCTGGTTTGCCAAGCAGCTTGCCGAGGAGGGTCTGATTGAGGACCCGGTCCTCATCCAGCTTTGCATGGGCATCCCCTGGGGGGCGCCCGATGACCTCAACACCTTCATGGCGATGGTCAATAACGTTCCCTCGAGCTGGACCTTCTCGGCCTTTTCCATCGGCCGCCATGCTATGGCCTACCCGGCTGCAGCCGTGCTTGCCGGCGGCAACGTCCGCGTGGGCCTGGAAGATAACCTTTATGTCGGGAAGGGCATGCTCGCCACCAACGCCCAGCTCGTCGAAAAGGCGGTGCAGGTCGTCGAAGGCATGGGCGCGCGCATCATCGGCCCCGAGGATGTCCGCAAGAAACTGAAACTGACGAAGCGCTGA
- a CDS encoding GlxA family transcriptional regulator, with amino-acid sequence MPVLTSSNAPLEIDLLVLPETNLILIASVIEPLRGANRISGAELYRWRLFTPDGSPVETTSRIPVPASGDFKPTDSAPLFVLASYNWRNSATQGLKMQISQTARYRSMIAGIESGSWLLAEASLLDNVSAAVHWEDFDDFALAYPQVRAVKDRFVIDGKRITTAGSLPTVDLMLEIIRRRQGYSLALEVSRLFIYEPANMQSAAELSPSTAGLRMRDPRVAQAIRLMEENIEQPLVLARLARRVGVSARHLQALFQESIGAPPHVHYLALRLNAARRKVIETKESFAEIAAATGFNSASAFSRSYRASFSESPSGTRRRLRGRSMAAAEPT; translated from the coding sequence ATGCCTGTGCTCACCTCATCCAACGCGCCGCTCGAGATCGATCTGCTGGTGCTTCCGGAAACGAACCTGATCCTGATTGCTTCGGTGATCGAACCGTTGCGTGGAGCGAACCGAATTTCCGGAGCGGAACTCTATCGCTGGCGCTTATTTACGCCTGACGGCTCGCCCGTCGAAACGACAAGCCGCATCCCGGTTCCCGCGTCCGGCGACTTCAAGCCGACCGACTCCGCTCCGCTCTTCGTGCTCGCGAGCTACAATTGGCGAAACAGCGCGACGCAGGGGCTGAAGATGCAGATATCGCAGACGGCGCGGTATCGTTCGATGATCGCGGGCATCGAATCCGGCAGTTGGCTGCTGGCGGAAGCAAGCCTTCTCGATAATGTGTCGGCGGCTGTCCACTGGGAAGATTTCGACGATTTCGCGCTGGCCTATCCGCAGGTGCGTGCCGTCAAGGACCGTTTCGTGATCGATGGCAAGCGCATCACCACCGCGGGCTCATTGCCGACCGTCGACCTGATGCTGGAGATCATTCGGCGGCGGCAAGGCTATTCTCTTGCGCTGGAAGTGAGCCGGCTTTTCATCTACGAGCCCGCCAATATGCAGAGCGCGGCAGAACTTTCACCGTCGACCGCCGGCCTGCGCATGCGCGACCCACGCGTGGCTCAAGCTATACGGCTGATGGAGGAAAACATTGAGCAGCCGCTGGTGCTTGCGCGCCTTGCGCGACGCGTCGGTGTCAGCGCCCGTCACCTTCAGGCGCTCTTTCAGGAAAGCATCGGCGCGCCTCCGCATGTGCATTACCTGGCCCTCCGGCTCAATGCAGCGCGACGCAAGGTGATCGAGACGAAGGAGTCCTTCGCGGAGATCGCCGCAGCAACTGGCTTCAACTCGGCCTCGGCATTTTCCCGCAGCTATCGCGCCAGCTTTTCGGAAAGCCCTTCCGGCACGAGACGGCGGCTACGCGGGCGCTCTATGGCTGCAGCAGAGCCGACATAG
- the thiD gene encoding bifunctional hydroxymethylpyrimidine kinase/phosphomethylpyrimidine kinase gives MIRNVLSIAGSDPSGGAGIQADLKAFSARGVYGMAALTALTAQNTQGVSAVHPVPPQFVAEQIKAIFADVRVDAVKIGMIANAAIAEAVADALAPHQGVPIVLDPVMIAKGGAALLAADAVDILTERLLPLATLLTPNLPEAAALLHESEAENRETMARQAEALIRLGARAVLVKGGHLAGNESPDVLASPEGLIWFEAGRVPTGNTHGTGCTLASALAAEIAKGSALPQAVATAKDYLAGAVAAAETLSVGTGHGPVQHFYALWPA, from the coding sequence ATGATCCGAAACGTCCTATCCATCGCCGGCTCCGACCCTTCCGGCGGCGCCGGCATCCAGGCCGACCTCAAGGCATTTTCTGCCCGGGGCGTCTATGGCATGGCGGCGCTGACCGCGTTGACGGCCCAGAACACGCAGGGCGTTTCCGCCGTCCACCCTGTTCCTCCGCAATTCGTCGCCGAACAGATCAAGGCGATCTTTGCCGATGTGCGCGTCGATGCCGTCAAGATCGGCATGATCGCCAATGCCGCAATCGCCGAAGCCGTTGCCGATGCACTCGCTCCTCACCAAGGCGTTCCGATCGTGCTGGACCCCGTCATGATCGCCAAGGGCGGAGCAGCGCTGCTTGCCGCGGATGCTGTAGACATCCTGACTGAGCGGCTTCTTCCGCTGGCCACGCTGTTGACGCCCAATCTGCCGGAAGCAGCCGCACTTCTGCACGAATCGGAGGCCGAAAATCGCGAGACGATGGCCCGGCAGGCGGAAGCCCTCATAAGGCTCGGTGCGCGGGCTGTTCTGGTCAAGGGCGGACATCTTGCCGGCAATGAGAGCCCGGACGTGCTCGCAAGCCCGGAGGGCCTGATCTGGTTCGAGGCCGGCCGCGTTCCGACGGGGAATACGCACGGAACCGGCTGTACGCTAGCCAGCGCGTTGGCGGCCGAGATCGCCAAGGGCTCGGCGCTGCCGCAAGCCGTCGCCACCGCCAAAGATTATCTTGCAGGCGCGGTTGCCGCGGCCGAAACGCTGTCCGTCGGGACAGGGCACGGACCCGTGCAACACTTTTATGCGCTTTGGCCAGCATAG